The DNA segment CCCGACGCAACCGACTTAATTTGTCCCACATCATTTCCTTCGGGGGAACGCGCAAAATTAGCCACCAGTCCCTTCAGCCACTCCTCAGCCTTTTCCTCCCCAGCCTTCTCAACCACAGAAGCCACAAGAGATTGATTGTAGATATTATCAGAACTGCGCATACAGATCCGCCCCTTCCATTTAGGATCGGCTAAATCTTCGTAGGTGGAGAGTTCCCCCGGTTTAACATTCTCCTTGTTATAAATAATCACTCGCGCTCGCTTCGTTAGCGCAAACCAACTCCCTTCGCTATCCCGAAAATTAGCGGGAACTGTTGACTCTAGAACAGAGGAAGAAACAGGTTGCAAAATGCCTTCTTGTTCTGCTTTCCACAGATTCCCCACATCAACCGTAATCAGAACGTCCGCAGGGCTGTTCTCCCCCTCGCTCTCAATCCGTTCGATTAATTCCGCCGCTTTTCCTTCGATTAAGTTGACTTTAATTCCTGTTTCTTTCGTGAAATTATCATATAATTCCTGGTCGCTGTCATAGTGGCGGGAAGAGTAAAGATTGACTTCGCCGCTTGGCTCGCTGCTAGTTGCGGTTTCGTTCCCTCCCGCTTCTGTGGTGGTGCTTTGATTGCCACATCCGGCGGTTACCGCGATCGCGAACCCCGCCCCAAAACCAATTAAACTGCGTCTGGTGATTTTCATTTGTTCTCTTCTGTATCGTTCTCAAAACATTATAGACTTAATGCGAGTCTTTCTTATTTAGTTCTCTAATAACTTTTAAGCAGCACTATTAGTCTGCTCCGCATCTCAGGTGATACTACGTCAATCAGAATGGATCGGTAATAAATGGCCATCAGTCGAGATAGACTCTTACGAGGATGAGGACTTTCTCAAAGTTCTATTGATTCTTTGCACAGAATTTTCGCAGCCTGTGCCTGCTATTGTAGATATTCTTGATGGCTATGTAGCTGATTTAATAATTGAGAATTCACGAGTAATACTCATGTTGGATAACTGGACATTTTCTGTGGCTGCGGAAAAAGTAAGTATCCGCGATCGAGTATTCAAAGCCTTAGATACTGCTACGTTTTAATCGTTAAAAAGGAGAGAATCTAGAGATGTCAAATTCAAATTCTGAACCTCAAAATGAACTAGACAATTCACTCGCTAAAGCGGCTATCGATCCAGCACATAGACCTCAGTTTTATCGAGATTTTTTACAATCAAATATATATTTCATTAAAGAAAGTTCAACCTCAGAACGCGAATTTCGGATTCAGCCTATTGAAATTGAGGAAAAATCCTATTTACCAATTTTCTCTTCCTTAGACAGATTACAGGAAGCGGTTAATGGAGAAATCGGTTATATCGCAATCAATGCACGGGAATTCCTAGAAATAATAGAAGGTGCAGAAGTTGTTTTGAACCCCGCCTCGGATTATGGAAAAGAATTTACTCAACAGGAAATCCAATCCATTCTTGATGGAAGTTTATGGCAGTCTACTGAGGATTATGTTGTTCGAGAAGCGACAGAAGTTTATCTAGGACAACCTGCAAATTATCCAAGAGAACTGGTTGAGTTGCTAACTCATTTATTTCAGCGCCGCGATCGCGTAAAAAAAGCATATCTCGCTCACTTCTTCGATCCACAGCAAGATGAAAACCCACATACACTGATTGCGTTGGAAGTCAACAGTGAATGGGAAGAAGTTATAGCAGAGGCGGGTCTTGTGGCGAAGGAGATTGAGATCCCCGACCCTCCCTTAGACTTTATCCAAATTACAGGCGCAGGGGGTGGTTTAGAAGACTACTTTATTCAAAATGTTAAACCTTTTTTTGAACAAATCGCGTTGAGCTAGAACACATCTAAATTGGGTATTTGGCGCTCTGTATTAAAGTTGTCATATCAAATCCTCCTGATTGCACATCATAAAAATTCCCCGTGTCAGTCCTTACTGAGGGCATTCAACCGGACTTTATATCAATCCCTCACCCTGTCCCTTCAGTTATCAGTCAACAGGAAGATTGGAATTATTCCCGTGTCAGTCTTATTCACAATTTAGATGGACAGCAGCTTATGGAATGGGTTGATTTGAAACAGCTAGATACACTGATTCAGCAGACAAAAGTTCTGGGAGCTGATGTTGAGGAAATTGGGGTATCGGGTGAGGGGCGATCGATTTATGCAGTGACGGTTGGAGACAAGCAGGCAACTCGTACAGTCGCTATCATAGCTGGATTCCACGCTGCTGAAGTGATTGCTCCACTCGCTGCAATATATATGCTTCAAGCGCTGGTCAATAATCCACCTCCAACAGTGCGATTCTGCATTGTTCCTGTCGCAGATCCAGATTT comes from the Lusitaniella coriacea LEGE 07157 genome and includes:
- a CDS encoding Fe(3+) ABC transporter substrate-binding protein; this translates as MKITRRSLIGFGAGFAIAVTAGCGNQSTTTEAGGNETATSSEPSGEVNLYSSRHYDSDQELYDNFTKETGIKVNLIEGKAAELIERIESEGENSPADVLITVDVGNLWKAEQEGILQPVSSSVLESTVPANFRDSEGSWFALTKRARVIIYNKENVKPGELSTYEDLADPKWKGRICMRSSDNIYNQSLVASVVEKAGEEKAEEWLKGLVANFARSPEGNDVGQIKSVASGECDISLVNTYYVARLKQSDEAENQEIVEKIGVFFPNQEEEGTHVNISGAGVAVNAPNQENAVQFLEYLTTPEAQEVFANANNEYPVVIGAESNEVVEGLGEFQESSLDVKAYGEKNAAAVQLMDRAGWK
- a CDS encoding enhanced serine sensitivity protein SseB C-terminal domain-containing protein, with the protein product MSNSNSEPQNELDNSLAKAAIDPAHRPQFYRDFLQSNIYFIKESSTSEREFRIQPIEIEEKSYLPIFSSLDRLQEAVNGEIGYIAINAREFLEIIEGAEVVLNPASDYGKEFTQQEIQSILDGSLWQSTEDYVVREATEVYLGQPANYPRELVELLTHLFQRRDRVKKAYLAHFFDPQQDENPHTLIALEVNSEWEEVIAEAGLVAKEIEIPDPPLDFIQITGAGGGLEDYFIQNVKPFFEQIALS